In Moorella sp. Hama-1, a single genomic region encodes these proteins:
- a CDS encoding ApaLI family restriction endonuclease, whose translation MKSSIEEQIRELASRYSRELKEKIDERLMEMADDDKSHYLIYHVLGITNEEGELIDQYQNKGRFLYKYAGSFLEDATIACFLFKYPQALTKVKIENFLGRRPKTFEIDCLVGKDAYEIKWRDATTDGDHITKEHTRLRVIEKHGYKPIRIMFYYPNREQAIRIQDTLKTLYEALKGEYYSGNQAWEFVHNYTDVDLKGILTKIAHDNLSKRD comes from the coding sequence GTGAAGTCCTCTATAGAAGAGCAAATTAGAGAGTTAGCTTCGAGGTACTCAAGAGAGCTTAAGGAAAAAATTGATGAACGCCTTATGGAGATGGCGGATGATGATAAGTCCCATTATCTTATATACCATGTTTTGGGAATTACGAATGAGGAGGGGGAACTGATTGACCAATATCAAAACAAAGGACGATTTCTTTATAAATATGCTGGATCATTCTTAGAAGATGCTACTATCGCATGCTTTCTCTTTAAGTACCCTCAGGCATTGACAAAGGTTAAAATTGAAAACTTCCTCGGGAGGCGTCCAAAAACATTTGAAATCGATTGTTTGGTTGGGAAAGATGCATATGAAATCAAATGGCGGGATGCAACTACTGACGGAGATCATATAACTAAGGAACATACGCGGCTTAGGGTGATCGAAAAACATGGGTATAAACCTATAAGGATCATGTTTTATTATCCTAACCGAGAACAAGCAATTCGTATACAAGATACACTAAAAACTCTTTATGAGGCACTAAAGGGAGAATATTATTCAGGCAACCAAGCTTGGGAGTTCGTACATAATTATACGGACGTGGACCTAAAAGGTATCCTTACAAAAATTGCACATGACAACTTGAGTAAACGAGATTAG
- a CDS encoding DNA-methyltransferase, giving the protein MTILLGDCLSKMAGIESATIDLVYLDPPFFSQKNHRLKPRDNSKEYTYEDVWGSLEAYLSFMKECLIQCRRVLKNTGSIFLHCDRSASHHLRLLLDETFGTDMFQSEIIWAYRRWSSKKKGLLNSHQTIFFYSKTKDFKFNTIYTDYSPTTNIDQILQERERDINGKSVYKRDEYGNIIIGKEKKGVPLSDVWYIPYLNPKAKERVGYPTQKPVLLLEQIIRIASDENDLILDPFCGSGTTLIAAKLLNRRFIGIDNSVEAVNLTKHRLYNPIISRSAYIEKGADSYIEKSSMELEILKSINAIPVQRNSGIDGFLKKLYHGKPISIRFQKEHEPLQEAKNRLITASKAKECGLMILFRTNLLDQSTFMSAQKELDQNLLVIDSYDLIIRNWIKNKSKEHPNNRLCPRAAVKY; this is encoded by the coding sequence ATGACTATACTACTCGGCGATTGCTTAAGTAAAATGGCGGGTATTGAAAGCGCAACAATAGACTTAGTATATCTTGATCCACCTTTTTTCTCTCAGAAAAACCATCGTCTTAAACCAAGGGACAATTCTAAAGAATACACATATGAAGATGTTTGGGGGTCACTTGAGGCTTACCTCTCTTTCATGAAAGAATGCTTAATTCAGTGTAGAAGAGTCTTGAAGAATACGGGGAGTATTTTCTTGCATTGCGATAGATCAGCCTCTCACCATTTAAGGTTATTACTTGACGAAACGTTTGGAACAGACATGTTCCAAAGCGAGATTATTTGGGCATATAGACGGTGGTCAAGTAAGAAAAAGGGCTTGTTAAATTCCCATCAGACAATCTTTTTTTATAGTAAGACTAAGGACTTCAAATTTAATACCATTTATACCGACTATTCACCAACCACGAACATTGACCAAATACTGCAAGAAAGAGAGCGAGATATTAACGGGAAATCAGTTTATAAGAGGGATGAATACGGCAACATCATTATCGGTAAGGAGAAGAAGGGTGTTCCGTTATCTGATGTTTGGTATATTCCCTATTTGAACCCTAAAGCCAAAGAAAGAGTTGGGTACCCAACACAAAAACCAGTATTATTGCTTGAGCAAATAATAAGGATTGCCTCGGATGAAAACGACCTTATTCTTGATCCTTTCTGTGGAAGTGGTACAACTTTGATCGCTGCAAAGCTGTTAAATCGCAGATTTATTGGTATTGACAATTCGGTAGAAGCAGTAAATCTTACCAAACATAGACTGTATAATCCAATTATCTCAAGATCGGCATATATTGAAAAGGGAGCAGATAGCTATATTGAAAAGAGTAGTATGGAGCTTGAAATCCTAAAGAGCATAAACGCGATACCTGTTCAAAGAAATAGTGGGATAGATGGGTTTTTGAAGAAACTGTATCATGGTAAACCGATATCTATTAGGTTCCAAAAAGAACACGAACCCTTACAGGAAGCCAAGAATAGATTAATTACTGCGAGTAAGGCCAAAGAGTGCGGTTTGATGATATTGTTCAGAACCAACCTTTTAGATCAGTCCACTTTCATGTCCGCTCAGAAAGAACTAGACCAAAATCTTCTGGTCATCGATAGCTATGACTTGATCATTAGAAACTGGATAAAAAACAAATCCAAGGAACATCCGAATAATCGGTTATGTCCAAGAGCTGCTGTAAAATATTGA
- a CDS encoding DMT family transporter gives MAIKEEALRRRITPGCAAGSARRLGYAAIILAALLYGGNVIAGRVVAPLVPPLAMATARGLLGLPVLLFFALRAGTRPRPADLPYMALMGFLGISVAYGSFAWSMQNSPAVNASIIFATFPAVTLVLLALGWHVKPNRYQIAGIIIAFTGLALVTAQGSLERLLALRFQPVDLVLLTNVVAASLYNILGQRMVERYSPVVTSAYSLLFGTLFLLPAGFWEVAHQGWYLPPSGWLLLIYMGCIIAGLAILLNFEAIERIGCGPVAMFNNLNPISAIALAALLLGEKLSWYHWAGIILVLGGVCLSLRQPGGRQQAKKAHQQ, from the coding sequence ATGGCTATAAAGGAAGAAGCCCTCAGGCGGCGAATAACCCCTGGATGCGCCGCCGGATCAGCCCGCCGCCTGGGTTATGCGGCTATTATCCTGGCTGCCCTCCTTTACGGGGGCAACGTCATCGCCGGCCGGGTGGTGGCGCCCCTGGTACCGCCCCTGGCCATGGCCACGGCGCGGGGGCTACTGGGCCTGCCGGTGCTGCTCTTTTTTGCCCTGAGGGCCGGGACCAGGCCCCGGCCGGCAGACCTGCCCTATATGGCCTTGATGGGCTTCCTGGGGATTAGTGTAGCCTACGGCTCCTTTGCCTGGTCCATGCAAAACAGCCCGGCGGTTAATGCCTCCATTATCTTCGCCACCTTTCCCGCCGTCACCCTAGTCCTGCTGGCCCTCGGCTGGCACGTGAAACCCAATCGTTACCAGATAGCGGGCATCATAATCGCCTTTACCGGCTTGGCCCTGGTCACCGCCCAGGGTTCCCTGGAGCGACTCCTGGCCCTGCGCTTCCAGCCGGTGGATCTGGTCCTCCTGACCAATGTTGTCGCCGCCTCCCTGTATAACATCCTGGGACAGAGGATGGTGGAACGTTACTCGCCCGTTGTCACCAGCGCCTATTCCCTGCTCTTCGGCACCCTCTTTCTTCTCCCTGCCGGCTTCTGGGAAGTCGCCCACCAGGGCTGGTACTTGCCCCCCTCCGGCTGGCTCCTCCTTATCTATATGGGCTGTATCATTGCCGGCCTAGCCATCTTACTTAACTTCGAAGCCATCGAACGCATCGGCTGCGGCCCGGTAGCCATGTTTAACAACCTGAACCCCATCTCGGCCATCGCTCTGGCAGCCCTGCTCCTGGGGGAAAAACTGAGCTGGTACCACTGGGCCGGGATTATCCTCGTCCTGGGGGGTGTCTGCCTCTCCTTGAGGCAGCCCGGGGGGCGACAACAGGCGAAAAAAGCACACCAGCAGTAA
- the malQ gene encoding 4-alpha-glucanotransferase, with protein sequence MEWKQFRLLHRLCRWYGVETAYRDVEGRLRVAGPESLLAVLQALGAPVSGLAAVPGALRERRQQYWRVLCEPVVVAWSGRPARMELRLPAGQAAAPLECRLQLEDGRLRRWVLEPDRLPLTRTATIEGVTFTARQLTLPAGLPWGYHNLHLHLAGRTREVLVIAAPSRAWDLAGRSTPGHLEDGKGRVSSPGRGGKEERLWGCFLPLYALHTRSSQGAGDFGDLEALVRWAGSQGAGFTGTLPLLAVFLDEPFAPSPYQPASRLFWNEFYLDTSRLEEARRCPEAQELYNTAAVRQEIASLQAAPLVDYRRGMALKRRLLEVCARSFFSAYPGGQEELQRWLAGRPEALDYARFRATVEKQHATWPAWPARMREGNLAEGDYHLEALQYHLYVQWQAHRQLQEVAAVARRSGPGLYLDFPLGVHGAGYDVWRYRQAFATTASSGAPPDTFFRQGQDWGFPPLHPEGIRLDGYRYYRACLRQHLHHAGILRLDHVMGLHHLYWIPGGLTAREGVYVRYHARELYAILSLESRRHQALLVGEDLGTVPAYVRRAMARHNIYRMYVLSSEYTGKPRRALPPVATRSLASLNTHDMPPFAAFWRGKRGRQRAALPIFLYNQGHLELPTTATASLLRASLAHLAASPARLLSVNLEDLWLETEPQNIPGTVAEYPNWQRRARYSLEEFSRLPGVVALLEEINRLRRETWGADI encoded by the coding sequence ATGGAATGGAAACAATTCCGTCTTTTGCACCGGCTGTGCCGGTGGTATGGTGTGGAAACGGCCTATCGCGATGTGGAAGGAAGACTCCGGGTTGCCGGCCCGGAGTCGTTACTGGCGGTTTTGCAGGCCCTGGGGGCGCCGGTAAGCGGCCTGGCAGCCGTTCCCGGCGCCCTGCGGGAGCGGCGACAACAGTACTGGCGTGTTCTTTGCGAACCGGTAGTGGTTGCCTGGTCCGGCCGGCCGGCCCGGATGGAACTGCGCCTGCCGGCCGGACAGGCTGCGGCCCCCCTGGAGTGCCGGCTGCAACTGGAGGACGGCCGGCTGCGGCGGTGGGTCCTTGAGCCGGACCGCCTGCCCCTGACCCGGACGGCCACAATAGAAGGGGTGACCTTTACAGCCCGGCAGCTTACCCTGCCCGCCGGGCTGCCGTGGGGTTACCATAACCTCCATTTGCACCTGGCCGGCCGTACCCGGGAGGTCCTGGTCATTGCCGCCCCCTCCCGGGCCTGGGACCTGGCCGGGAGGAGTACCCCTGGCCATCTTGAGGATGGAAAGGGCCGGGTAAGCAGCCCGGGCAGGGGCGGGAAGGAGGAGCGCCTCTGGGGGTGTTTCCTCCCCCTCTATGCCCTCCATACCCGCAGTAGCCAGGGGGCCGGGGACTTCGGCGACCTGGAGGCCCTGGTACGCTGGGCCGGCAGCCAGGGTGCCGGTTTTACCGGCACCCTGCCCCTCCTGGCGGTCTTCCTGGACGAGCCCTTCGCCCCCAGCCCCTACCAGCCCGCCAGCCGCCTTTTCTGGAACGAGTTTTATCTGGATACCTCCCGCCTGGAAGAAGCCCGGCGCTGCCCGGAGGCCCAGGAGCTTTATAATACGGCGGCGGTCCGGCAGGAGATAGCCTCCCTGCAGGCCGCGCCCCTGGTGGACTACCGCCGAGGCATGGCCCTGAAACGCCGCCTCCTGGAGGTCTGCGCCCGCAGCTTCTTCAGCGCCTATCCCGGGGGACAGGAAGAGCTCCAGCGCTGGTTGGCCGGCCGCCCGGAGGCCCTGGATTATGCTCGCTTCCGGGCCACCGTGGAGAAACAGCACGCCACCTGGCCGGCTTGGCCCGCCCGGATGCGGGAGGGTAACCTCGCTGAGGGCGATTACCATCTGGAAGCCCTGCAGTACCATCTCTACGTCCAGTGGCAGGCCCACCGGCAGCTGCAGGAGGTAGCCGCCGTAGCCCGGCGTAGCGGCCCGGGTTTATACCTGGACTTCCCCTTGGGAGTCCACGGCGCAGGGTATGACGTCTGGCGCTACCGCCAGGCCTTTGCCACAACAGCCAGCAGTGGCGCTCCTCCCGACACCTTTTTTCGTCAGGGGCAGGACTGGGGCTTTCCGCCCCTGCACCCGGAGGGAATCCGGCTGGATGGCTACCGCTACTACCGCGCCTGCCTGCGCCAGCACTTGCACCACGCCGGCATCTTGCGCCTGGACCACGTCATGGGGCTGCACCACCTCTACTGGATCCCCGGCGGCCTGACAGCCAGGGAAGGAGTCTATGTGCGCTACCACGCCAGGGAACTCTACGCCATTTTGAGCCTGGAGTCCCGGCGCCACCAGGCCCTCCTGGTAGGGGAGGACCTGGGCACCGTCCCGGCTTACGTCCGCCGGGCCATGGCCCGGCACAACATCTACCGTATGTATGTCCTGTCCTCCGAGTATACCGGAAAACCGCGCCGGGCCTTGCCACCGGTTGCCACCAGGAGCCTGGCCAGCTTGAATACCCACGATATGCCGCCCTTTGCCGCCTTCTGGCGGGGGAAACGAGGCCGTCAGCGGGCGGCCCTGCCCATCTTCCTCTATAACCAGGGCCACCTGGAGCTGCCCACGACGGCTACGGCCAGCCTCCTAAGGGCCTCCCTAGCCCACCTGGCCGCCAGCCCGGCGCGTTTACTGTCGGTAAACCTGGAGGACCTGTGGCTGGAGACGGAACCCCAGAATATCCCCGGTACCGTAGCCGAGTATCCCAACTGGCAGCGTCGGGCCAGGTACAGCCTGGAGGAGTTCAGCCGGCTACCCGGAGTAGTGGCCCTGTTAGAGGAGATAAATCGCCTGCGGAGGGAAACTTGGGGCGCTGATATATGA
- a CDS encoding CBS domain-containing protein, translated as MRARDIMTTEVITIDPEARIYELTRLLAENGISGVPVCDGECRVVGIVSERDLLCLTNGHRVRDIMTREVVGVDADDPVERVAAVLHEKGIKRVPVYNKGRLVGIISRSDIVAAMARW; from the coding sequence ATGCGGGCCAGGGATATTATGACGACTGAAGTGATTACTATTGACCCTGAAGCCAGGATCTATGAATTAACCAGGTTGCTGGCCGAAAACGGGATCAGTGGGGTACCGGTTTGCGATGGCGAGTGTCGGGTCGTAGGTATTGTCAGCGAAAGGGATTTGCTTTGTTTAACCAACGGCCACCGGGTGCGCGACATTATGACCAGGGAAGTCGTTGGTGTCGATGCCGACGATCCGGTGGAGAGGGTGGCTGCTGTCCTGCATGAAAAGGGGATTAAACGGGTGCCGGTCTATAATAAGGGCCGCCTGGTGGGGATCATCAGCCGGTCCGATATTGTGGCCGCCATGGCCAGGTGGTGA
- the glgP gene encoding alpha-glucan family phosphorylase produces MPSPHTFIVQPSLPEKLKPLLELAYNLYWPRYLETAALFRDLDPGEWERTDHNPVLLLMSLPAARLQEVAGDPGYIARLERVWQQHQTAIAPPVNWSRRHGPDGDPVIAYFSAEFGLSEALPIYAGGLGFLAGDHLKSASDLGLPMVGVGLLYRQGYFHQRLDRQGHQQEIYPYNDFYQLPLVAERQPGGKPLTVRVTFPDPDRQVEARVWRARVGRLNLYLLDTDCPGNLKEDRMITDRLYGGDLEKRIQQEIILGIGGVRALQALGIDASIYHLNEGHSAFLVLERMRQLQEQYGLDPGTARELAASSNIFTTHTPVAAGIDIFPPYLMDKYFTDYYQALGLSRQEFLALGRQDPNNQQEPFNMAVLALRLSARANGVSQLHGQTARRMWQSVWPGLPVEAVPIGAITNGVHTTSWVGPQMAALYDCYLGTAWRDDPASPGAWDGVEGIPARELWQAHEEQRRELQAFARRRLARQLQGWGAGPREIAALEEFFDPGALTIGFARRFAAYKRPALLLSDAERLARILGDRQRPVQIIYAGKAHPRDEEGKQLIQQITALTATEAFRGRLVFLEDYDLEVARYLVQGVDVWLGNPRRPLEASSTSGMKAVVNGALQASTLDGWWAEAWTPATGWAIGSGEVYADAGYQDALEGEALYNLLEKEIIPLFYERDGSNLPVAWVDMMKRSIKAYAPAFNTQRMVSEYSRQFYVPVAGLYRRLQAGNLERARKLAAWRSRVRGAWPALKIEEITDDREGDVVAGDSLKVQARIYLGSLQPEEVAVELYYGPVGPGGEITAGERMELADYQDRGGGRYLYSGTIPCRQGGRQGYNLLVLPRHEDQAYPYQSGLILWG; encoded by the coding sequence ATGCCCTCACCCCATACCTTTATCGTCCAGCCCTCGTTACCGGAAAAACTAAAGCCCCTTCTGGAACTGGCCTATAACCTTTACTGGCCCCGCTACCTGGAAACGGCGGCCCTCTTCCGCGACCTGGATCCTGGCGAGTGGGAGAGAACCGATCATAACCCCGTCCTTTTACTGATGTCCTTACCAGCGGCCCGGCTCCAGGAAGTAGCCGGAGACCCCGGCTATATTGCCCGGCTGGAGCGGGTATGGCAGCAGCACCAGACTGCCATCGCTCCACCGGTCAACTGGAGCCGGCGCCACGGCCCGGACGGCGACCCGGTTATTGCCTATTTTTCCGCCGAATTCGGCCTCAGTGAGGCCCTGCCCATCTACGCCGGGGGCCTGGGGTTCCTGGCCGGCGATCACCTGAAGTCGGCCAGCGATCTGGGCCTGCCCATGGTGGGTGTGGGTCTGCTCTATCGCCAGGGTTATTTCCACCAGCGCCTTGATCGCCAGGGACATCAGCAGGAGATTTACCCCTATAACGACTTTTACCAGCTGCCCCTGGTCGCAGAACGCCAGCCCGGGGGTAAGCCCCTGACTGTACGGGTAACCTTTCCCGATCCGGATCGCCAGGTGGAGGCCAGGGTATGGCGGGCCCGGGTCGGTCGTCTCAACCTCTACCTCCTGGACACCGACTGCCCTGGTAACCTGAAGGAGGACCGGATGATTACCGACCGGCTGTATGGCGGCGATCTGGAGAAGCGCATCCAGCAGGAAATAATCTTAGGGATAGGCGGTGTACGCGCCCTGCAGGCCCTGGGTATTGACGCCAGCATCTACCATCTCAATGAGGGACACTCGGCCTTTCTGGTGCTGGAGCGGATGCGTCAATTACAGGAGCAATACGGCCTGGATCCAGGGACGGCCCGGGAACTGGCGGCCAGCAGCAATATCTTTACCACCCATACCCCCGTGGCGGCCGGCATTGACATCTTTCCTCCTTACCTGATGGATAAATACTTCACCGATTATTACCAGGCCCTTGGTCTTTCCCGCCAGGAGTTCCTGGCCCTGGGCCGGCAGGACCCCAATAACCAGCAGGAGCCCTTTAACATGGCCGTCCTGGCCCTGCGCCTCTCGGCCCGGGCCAACGGCGTCAGCCAGCTCCACGGCCAGACGGCCCGGAGAATGTGGCAGTCTGTCTGGCCGGGATTGCCGGTCGAGGCCGTCCCCATCGGTGCCATTACTAACGGCGTCCACACCACGTCCTGGGTGGGGCCCCAGATGGCCGCCCTTTACGACTGCTACCTGGGAACAGCCTGGCGGGATGACCCGGCCTCCCCGGGCGCCTGGGACGGAGTCGAAGGAATACCTGCCCGGGAACTCTGGCAGGCCCACGAAGAGCAGCGTCGGGAGCTCCAGGCCTTTGCCCGGCGGCGGCTGGCGCGGCAGCTGCAAGGATGGGGGGCGGGGCCCAGGGAAATAGCCGCCCTAGAAGAATTTTTCGACCCCGGAGCCCTAACTATTGGCTTTGCCCGGCGCTTCGCCGCCTATAAGCGGCCGGCCCTTCTCCTCAGCGACGCCGAGCGCCTGGCCCGAATCCTGGGGGACCGGCAGCGGCCCGTGCAGATTATTTATGCCGGCAAGGCCCATCCCCGGGATGAAGAGGGGAAGCAGCTCATCCAGCAGATCACGGCCCTCACTGCAACCGAGGCCTTCCGCGGCCGCCTGGTCTTCCTGGAGGATTACGACCTGGAGGTGGCCCGTTACCTGGTCCAGGGGGTCGATGTCTGGCTGGGTAACCCGCGCCGGCCCCTGGAGGCCAGCAGCACCAGCGGCATGAAAGCGGTCGTTAATGGCGCCCTCCAGGCCAGCACCCTGGACGGTTGGTGGGCCGAAGCCTGGACGCCGGCTACCGGTTGGGCCATTGGCTCCGGTGAGGTTTACGCCGATGCCGGCTACCAGGACGCCCTGGAAGGGGAAGCCCTTTATAACCTGCTGGAAAAGGAGATCATCCCCCTCTTTTATGAGCGCGACGGCAGCAATTTACCGGTGGCCTGGGTGGATATGATGAAGAGATCCATTAAGGCCTATGCCCCGGCCTTTAATACCCAGCGTATGGTTAGCGAATATAGCCGGCAGTTTTATGTACCGGTGGCCGGTCTCTACCGGCGCCTGCAGGCCGGCAACCTGGAACGAGCCAGGAAACTGGCCGCCTGGCGGAGCCGGGTGCGGGGGGCCTGGCCGGCGCTAAAGATCGAGGAAATCACGGATGACCGGGAAGGCGATGTGGTGGCAGGTGATAGTTTAAAGGTGCAGGCCCGGATCTACCTGGGCTCCCTGCAACCGGAGGAGGTGGCGGTGGAACTCTATTACGGTCCGGTTGGTCCCGGCGGCGAGATTACGGCCGGAGAGAGGATGGAACTGGCTGACTACCAGGACAGGGGTGGAGGAAGGTATTTGTATAGCGGGACGATACCCTGTCGCCAGGGGGGGCGCCAGGGTTACAACCTGCTGGTTTTGCCCCGCCATGAAGACCAGGCTTACCCCTACCAGAGCGGCCTGATCCTGTGGGGGTAG
- a CDS encoding 1,4-alpha-glucan branching protein domain-containing protein, with protein MVASIGNNPGYLALLLHAHLPFVHNQESYTSLEEKWLFEALTESYLPLTLNWEHLAAEGVDFRLTLSLSPPLISMLVEPALRERYGRYLDNLLELAGREIERTRHDPAFAPLAEFYHRRLAAVTRAYKENYQGDLLAPLKKLREQGHLELITTAATHGYLPLMLTDTARRAQVRVALDLFSATMGFPPAGIWLPECGYTPGVEKILQAEGIKYFIVASHGMLGAVPTVTTAVYAPVKVGGVAAFGRDWETSHQVWSRTEGYPGDPAYREFYRDIGYDLDFNYLEPYLVGGVRGDTGFKYYRITGKTEAKEPYDYQAARERAREHARDFIANRERQLSYWSGEIPVQPIVVAPYDAELFGHWWFEGPDWLGDVLRQAAGRVSLTTPGAYLEQHPPHQEVTMGPSSWGEGGYNRVWLNPANDWAYPHLHRAEQALIKLAAVNPQPGSLQERALNQAARELLLAQSSDWPFILTTGTTVEYARRRLLEHLDNFFRICRDFEHNRLDRDFLAGLENRNNIFPHLDFRLYRQAGPGVAGRPVVHNKREPAILMLSWEFPPHHVGGLGIHVRDLSQALARQGVEVHVLTRSPGGERSSTIQEGVYLHYVPTYQQPEQEIDFLSWVLQFNLALADAGREVLAAAPGREWLLHAHDWLVAYGARELQETTGTPLVATIHATEAGRNHGLHNRIQQAINYIEAGLVAGADSLICCSRYMEEEIRRLFQPGAALTVIPNGVRAMPPVTPGREGQTILFIGRLVVEKGVQVLLAALARLQHLYPAARLIVAGAGPYATELQNLAGNLGLAGRVEFTGFVSEEVRNQLLARARVAVFPSLYEPFGIVALEAMAAGVPVIVSRTGGLAEVVEDKRTGLTFNPGDVADLERCLVTIFQNPGVAAELGRNGQARVYRDYTWEAVARRTLALYRDVRQDHSLMAG; from the coding sequence GTTAGTCGAACCTGCCCTCCGGGAGCGCTACGGTCGTTACTTGGATAACCTCTTGGAACTGGCGGGCCGGGAAATCGAGCGCACCCGGCACGACCCGGCCTTCGCTCCCCTGGCGGAGTTTTATCATCGGCGCCTGGCGGCCGTCACCCGGGCCTATAAAGAGAACTACCAGGGCGATTTGCTGGCGCCCTTAAAAAAGTTACGGGAGCAGGGACACCTGGAGCTGATCACTACTGCCGCCACCCACGGTTACCTGCCCCTGATGCTTACCGATACGGCCAGGCGGGCCCAGGTGCGGGTCGCCCTGGATCTCTTCAGCGCTACCATGGGTTTCCCCCCGGCAGGTATCTGGCTGCCGGAGTGCGGTTATACCCCGGGCGTGGAAAAAATATTACAGGCCGAGGGGATTAAGTATTTTATCGTCGCCAGCCATGGTATGCTGGGTGCCGTCCCGACGGTAACCACGGCGGTTTATGCCCCGGTCAAAGTGGGTGGCGTGGCGGCCTTCGGCCGGGACTGGGAGACTTCCCATCAGGTCTGGAGCCGGACGGAGGGCTACCCCGGGGATCCGGCTTATCGCGAATTCTACCGGGATATCGGTTATGACCTGGACTTTAATTATCTGGAGCCTTACCTGGTCGGCGGTGTCCGGGGGGATACTGGTTTTAAATACTACCGCATCACCGGTAAAACCGAGGCCAAGGAGCCCTACGACTACCAGGCCGCCCGGGAACGGGCCCGGGAACACGCCCGGGACTTTATCGCCAACCGGGAGCGCCAGCTGAGCTACTGGTCCGGGGAAATCCCCGTTCAGCCCATTGTCGTCGCCCCTTATGACGCCGAACTCTTTGGCCACTGGTGGTTTGAGGGGCCGGACTGGCTGGGGGATGTCCTGCGCCAGGCAGCCGGCAGGGTCAGCCTCACGACTCCGGGGGCCTACCTGGAACAGCACCCGCCCCACCAGGAGGTGACCATGGGGCCCTCCAGCTGGGGTGAAGGGGGCTATAACCGCGTCTGGCTGAACCCGGCCAACGACTGGGCTTATCCCCATCTCCACCGGGCCGAGCAGGCCCTGATCAAACTGGCCGCCGTTAACCCCCAGCCGGGTTCCCTGCAGGAGCGGGCCCTGAACCAGGCCGCCCGGGAGTTGCTCCTGGCCCAGAGCAGCGACTGGCCCTTCATCCTGACTACCGGGACGACGGTGGAGTATGCCCGGCGGCGGCTCCTTGAGCATCTGGACAACTTTTTTAGAATCTGCCGTGATTTTGAACACAACCGCCTGGACAGGGACTTCCTGGCCGGCCTGGAGAACAGGAACAATATCTTCCCCCACCTGGACTTTCGCCTCTACCGGCAGGCCGGGCCGGGAGTAGCCGGGCGGCCGGTAGTTCATAATAAAAGGGAACCGGCGATTCTCATGCTCAGCTGGGAATTCCCGCCCCACCATGTGGGCGGCCTGGGCATTCACGTCCGGGATCTCAGCCAGGCCCTGGCCCGCCAGGGGGTGGAGGTCCACGTCCTGACCCGGTCCCCAGGCGGGGAAAGGTCGTCAACCATCCAGGAAGGCGTTTACCTGCACTACGTGCCTACCTACCAGCAGCCGGAGCAGGAGATCGATTTCCTTTCCTGGGTCCTACAGTTTAACCTGGCCCTGGCCGATGCCGGCCGGGAGGTGCTGGCCGCGGCGCCGGGGAGGGAGTGGCTGCTCCACGCCCATGACTGGCTGGTGGCCTACGGGGCCCGGGAACTCCAGGAGACGACCGGCACCCCCCTGGTGGCCACCATCCACGCCACCGAAGCCGGCCGCAACCACGGTCTCCATAACCGCATCCAGCAGGCCATCAACTATATAGAGGCCGGGCTGGTGGCCGGAGCCGACAGCTTAATCTGCTGCAGCCGCTATATGGAAGAGGAAATTCGCCGCCTGTTCCAGCCCGGGGCGGCGCTAACCGTGATCCCCAACGGCGTCCGGGCCATGCCCCCGGTGACCCCTGGCCGGGAGGGCCAGACTATCCTTTTTATTGGCCGCCTGGTGGTAGAGAAAGGGGTCCAGGTCCTCCTGGCCGCCCTGGCCCGGCTGCAGCACCTCTACCCGGCAGCCAGGTTAATCGTCGCCGGGGCCGGACCCTACGCCACTGAGCTGCAAAACCTGGCCGGCAACCTGGGCCTGGCCGGCCGGGTGGAGTTTACCGGCTTTGTTTCCGAGGAAGTGCGTAACCAGCTGCTGGCCCGTGCCCGGGTGGCCGTCTTCCCTAGTCTTTATGAGCCCTTTGGCATTGTCGCCCTGGAGGCCATGGCTGCCGGGGTACCGGTGATTGTCTCCCGGACAGGCGGCCTGGCCGAGGTGGTCGAAGACAAGCGCACCGGTTTGACCTTTAACCCCGGGGATGTGGCCGACCTGGAACGCTGCCTGGTTACCATATTCCAGAACCCCGGTGTGGCCGCCGAATTGGGCCGTAATGGCCAGGCCAGGGTTTACCGGGATTATACCTGGGAGGCTGTCGCCCGCCGGACCCTGGCCCTCTACCGGGACGTCCGGCAGGACCATTCCCTGATGGCCGGTTAG